TACCCCCAAGTCTTTGGCAATCAATAATGTCATGCCAATTTTTCGGGTAGTGGTGCGCCCCGTTTATTGGCTTTCCAGAATATTGTCATGGTCGGGCATGACTTACTTACTAGAGGCGATCGCTCAATCCGCCATCCGTCTCTTCCAAGGCAATGTGGTACAACCCACCGAATCGGTCAAAGACTTGCAATTGATGATCGAAATTCTCGGCGGTAAAGGTCAACTTGACCTCGATCGCCGCCAGTTGCTCAATAAAGCCCTAATGCTCGATCGCCTGACTGCTCACGATGTTGTCAAGCCTCGCGTCGATATGCAAACCATTTCCCACGAGGCAACCCTGCAAAATATGGTCGATCTCTGCTTGGAAACCGGGTATTCTCGCATTCCTGTGCAAGAGGAATCTAAAGACGAAATTATTGGTATTGTTAACCTCAAACGAGTGCTTCAAGAACTCAAGGTACTCCGCCAAGACGGGTTAACCGACGGCTCGGTTACGCGAGCGATCGACCCACCCGTTTACATTCCAGATGTAAAGCGGTTGGCTGACTTGTTGAAGGAAATGTTGCAGCAGCGGTTGCACATGGCGATCGTGGTGGATGAATACGGCGGCACCGTTGGGCTGATTACCCTTGAAGATATCTTGGAGGAACTCGTGGGCGAAATTTACGATGAAAGCGACTCGCTTGCTCGCACTCGAACCCTCAAGTGGAGCCGATCGCTGACTCGTCGGCTCACCTAAAGCGAAGGACAAACCAAGAAGACAAAAAATTATCGAGATTTTTTCGCTATGCTGTCCCCTCCTTGTGCTAACATCTTTACTTGTGGAATGAATGGGTCGATGCCCGAGTGGTTAATGGGGGCGGACTGTAAATCCGCTGGCTACGCCTACGCTGGTTCAAATCCAGCTCGGCCCATTCCACACCTTTATGTTAGGAAATTGCCCGTGTGGCTCAGTGGTAGAGCACACCCTTGGTAAGGGTGAGGTCATCAGTTCAATCCTGATCACGGGCTTAAGATGAAACGTAAATACAATAAGGACTCTATAGCTATGCTACTAGAGTTTTTTGACAGTACATTCTAGGCAACCTAGGGCAACCTAGGACAGCTTTAGCCGATCCCTACCCCTACTGTTGGTATGGATTTGGTATGGAGGTCTGGGCATGATGGCTGGAGCAAGGTCGAAGCGTGGGACGGCTGGGATTGAAAATCTAGAGGGAATGTTAAGACTGCGATGGAGCCATGAAGGTAAGCGCTATTGCCTCACGCTAGGGATGTCTGACACACGGGTTAATCGCATAGTCGCAGAATCTAAGGCGAAGACGATTGAAGGAAACCTGGCGACAGGTAACTTCGACCCCACGCGACGCAAATACCAGACCCAGCGGCAACAGCAATCAGACATTAGGATCGCTGAATTACTTCAACGCTTCACTGAACGTAAGAGCAAGCGGATACAGGGGCGATCGCTCGACAAGTTCAAGGCATTGAAGAAACCACTTGCCGAGTTGGCATTGCTGAAAGAGTAATGCCAAGAGTTTTGTCATGCAAGGGTTATACGTCCGACATACTCTAACCCAAGAAAACCTCCATGAGTGATCAGTAAAAGCATCTCGTTCCACCGTTACCATCGGCTCATTAGTCGTTGAGGGGTTTATACTGCCCAATGGTCAGTACCAGATGAGCCTTACCTCAATGGCTGACTCGGTTGATTTGGGAGTTCAGAACACCTCAGACTTTTTACGCTCAAAGACGCTCAAATCTTTAATGGGTGAAGGTTATACGCTTAAGAAAACATCGTAATAAAGACGTGCATATTAATGTTCATTAATGTATCTTTATTGTTCTTTTTAGCGTTCACAAAGCGGTCCTTTTACACTTTTATTTCCTACTTATTTTTTGCTTCACTAATTCTTCAACTTCCTAACGTTAGAGTTCAAGTCAAATTGCCCATAACTAGAGGTAGCCCCCTTTCAGAGCCTATAGATTTTACTCACTCTCTCCTCTTAATTGATCCTTATGACTAGTTCTCCCATGGTTATTCCATTCGTTGACCTTCAACTTCAGCATCAGCCTATTCAAGATCAGCTTAATCAAGCGATTCAGACTGTTATTCATCAAGGAGACTATGTTTTGGGTCAGGCTTTGAAGGAGTTTGAACTGGAGTTTGCCCAAGCCTGTGGCATTCCGTATGGCATCGGAGTTGCTTGTGGAACTGATGCGATCGCCCTTGGTTTACAAGCCTGTGGCATTGGCAAAGGTGATGAAGTGATTCTGCCTGCCAACACCTTTGTTGCCACGCTCATTGGCGTGTTGCGGAGCGGAGCCACCCCCATTTTTGTAGATTGCGATCCCAAAACTGCCCTCATTAACTTGGACACAGCAGAAAAGGTAATTACGCCAAAAACCCGCGCCCTTGTGCCTGTCCATCTCTACGGTCAAATGGTTTCTCCGCGTCGTTTACTAGAGCTTGCCAGCACCTACAATTTAGTAATTTTTGAAGATGCCGCCCAAGCCCATCTTGCCGAGCGGGAAGGCTATCGCGCCGGGTCAGTGGGAACCGCAGCCGCGTTTAGCTTTTACCCTAGCAAAAACCTGGGCGCTTTTGGAGATGGCGGCATGGTCGTCACACGGGAAGAAATTGTGGCACAAACAATGCGATCGCTCCGTAACTACGGTGCCCCTCGCAAATACTTCCACACCGACTATGGCACCAATAGCCGGTTAGACACTCTGCAAGCCGCTGTACTCAAGACGAAGCTGCCTTATCTGCATGAGTGGAATAGCGATCGCAACCGGATTGCCCAACATTACGATGCCCTCCTGCAACCTCTCGCCAGCTACGGTATCATTCCTCTCGAAAACCAAACTGGCGGTGGTCACGTCTATCATCTTTATGTCGTGCGTGTTACCGCAGACTGTTCACTAGATCGCGATGCACTCCAGGCAGGCATGACTGATTTAGGCATTCAGACTGGCATTCACTACCCCATTCCCTGTCATCTCCAACCTGCATTTCAGCCGCTAGGCTATCCCGACGGCAGCTTTCCCCACGCCGAAGCCCTTAGCCAAGGAATTCTCTCTCTTCCCCTATATCCAGGTTTAAGCAACGCCGCCATTCAACAGGTTGTTGCTAGCATCAAAGCCTTGCTAGGACTGTCTCCAGAAAAAACTCAGATCTATTCAAACACGATTACTATCCAACCTCGACCCGTTGTCGTTAATCAATAGTGCCTGCCTAGTCGCATCAATCTACGGTTCAAAAATTTCCTTCAGCCCAGGATCTTTGAAAAGACTGGGCTGATTTTTAGATGCCTGTTGTCTCCCCATTTTTTTGGGGAATTCTACGGTTGGTTCTTCTGGATTTCCTCGACCAGAACTCCGGTATTCCCATGATGCAAGTCAAATTCAAACGTTTTCCGCTCAGATACTTGCCCGAGATCACTATCCTTGGATTGCTTTTGGCGCTCTACATCCCAGTCCTGCTCCATTGGTATGACGGATGGCTTCACAAAAATATTAGTACTGAACACGAGTACTTTAGTCATGGGCTTATTGGACTACCGTTTGCGGCTTATCTAGGCTGGGGGAGGCGCGATCGCTGGCAGCGACTTCCTAACCAGACTCACTTCTCTGGTTTCATCCTTCTCCTAATCGGAATAGCGCTTTACCTCAGCAACCTTACCGATCTCGTTAACCTATCTTTGCCCATTGTGCTGGCAGGGCTATGCGTTTGGTTCAAAGGTTTACCGGGGTTTCGGCTTCAGATATTCCCTCTGGCGCTAGTTTTGCTCGCGGCTCCCAACGAAATCCCTTATCTCGTTGCGCCCTACACTTTACCGCTGCAAAAGTTTATTGCTGGAATGGCAGGTTTCATCTTGGTGCAATTTGGCATGGAGGTTCGAGTTGAACAAATTTACCTGTTTGTGAATGATCAAATTGTCGAAGTCGCGCCGTACTGTGCAGGATTAAAGATGGTGTTTACCAGTCTTTATGTGGGGTTAATGCTGCTGCAATGGACAGGAACTCAGATTTCTCGCGATCGCCTTTTGCTGTTTTTTTCAGGCATCATTACCTTGAGCGTAGCCGCCAATATTATTCGCAACACTCTCTTGAGTTTCTTTCACGGTACAGGGCAGCAGCAAGCCTTTGAATGGTTGCATGACGGTTGGGGAGGCGATCTTTATTCCACCTGCCTGTTGATTTTGCTGATTCCTCTGTTGAGAGGGGTGGAACGAATCACGGGGAATGATCAGCTAGATGAGTTTGAAGATCTTGAGGACTTAGAAGTAGACCAAGCCTAATCTTTGCCCGATCGTTTTATACAAGCCCAGTTATATAAGCCCAGTTATATAAGCCCAGTTATATAAGCCCAGTTATACAAGCCTAGCCATGATTTCCTCTCCTCCAGCCTTTTCCCGATCGCCTTTATCCAAGCTGCTGCTTGTCTTATTCGTATTGGCGATCGCTACTTTCATTACCTTTCCTAACTACTTTACGGGTCACTGGGCATGGCGAAAAGTGGCACAACTCGAAAACGTGGCAGGACTCAAAGCAATTCAAACTAACGGAGTAGCGCTCCCCGGCTGGCACACCCTAGAGCAAGGCAAATTAGAAATTGGTGGGCATAAATGGTCTGCCCAAGCGATCGTTCCGGCATCTGAAGCCAAAACCGCCACCCTTCAAGACGCAACCCTTTTGATGTTGCGCCCCCAAACTTGGCAAAGAGATATGCCCCAAGTGGACTGGGTCGATATCAACGGCGCACAGCAATGGACAGCCGATTCGATTCAATCTCTCAGGTTTACTGTTCCTAGTACTATTCCTAGCGCCGATCAACCGATTGAAATTGAAACCCGGTTTTTGCGGGGTTGGCATGGGAAAAAAACCTATGCCGTTTTGCAATGGTATGCCTGGAAAACAGGCGGCAGTTCTGCGCCAAGCTCATGGTTTTGGACAGATCAGTTCTCGCAATTGCGCGATCGCCGTCGTACCGCTTGGGTTGCCGTTAGCATTCTCATGCCCATTCAGCCATTAGGCGACATTAATACTCACAAATCCCAAGCCGAAACCCTTGGCAAACTTGTCCAATCCACGCTCACCAGCGCTTTATAAGCTGCTCAATTTTCTATGCGCCTTGCTCTTTCCTCTCTCTCAGTTCTTTCTTTAATGGGGCTTTACGCTGCTTGCCTTACCATTCCTGGCGCAATGGCTTGGACATTTTTTGCAGATATCGCAGTGGGTCAAGCAATTCCTGCCACAGAACAGGATCCCTATCTTCAACTTCTCAATGCAGCCCGACAGCGATTGATCCAACAAGAGTTACTTCATGCCGATCCATCTAATCGCGATGTTAACTCACTGCTATCTCACGAAAACTTTGACATTTACCGCTTAGGGCCCGGCGACTCTGTATATGTCAATGTCCTGCGCTTCCCTGATCTCTCTTTTCAAGGAACCCTTGATCAACAGGGCAATATGATTGTGCCATTAACAGGGGCATTATCGTTTCAAGGATTAACCGTAGAACAGGCGCGAGAACAAATTCGGACTAAGTTAGATCACTATGTCGTTAACCCGCAAGTAGATGTTATTTTAATTGCCCAAAGACCTGTTCAAGTCACGATCGCTGGAGAAGTCGTGAAACCCGGTTTTTACCCGCTGCAAGCGCCCCAACTCGCGACTGCACTGATAGCAGCCGGAGGAACAACAGGATTGGCTGATTTGCGATCGGTGAGAATTCGCCGCATTTTAGTAGATGGGTCTGTTCTAGAACAGGATATTGACCTGTTCTCACCTTTACGAGACTCTCAGTCCATTCCTAATGTTCGTTTGGCGGATGGTGATACGGTCATTATTCCGACTCTCACGGCAGCAACGAATGAAGAATATGATCGTAACCTCATTGCCCGTTCTACCCTGGCTCAGCAGCAAATTAATATTCGGGTGCTTAACCGCGCTACACCCGCCGGGGGAGCTATCGGCAGCCTTCAGATTCCTAATGGCAGCACCTTCCTGGATGCATTAACCACCATTTCTCCTGATCTCAGCAGCGCTAATCTTCGTGAAATTGCGCTTGTTCGTTTTGATGTGCAACAAGGTAAAGCAGTCAGCATTGAGCTAGATGGAAAGAAGGCAATTATGGGCGATATGTCTCAAAACCCGCGACTGGAACAGAACGATGTCATTGTGATTGGGCGCAACTTGATTGCTCGCATTACAAATACGCTCAATACTTTTACGCAGCCTTTTCGGGATGTTTTAGGGTTTCTTTTATTTTTTGATTCTTTGACCAACAGCGCCAGTAACCTTTTTCAACCCACGGGGTCTTCTTCTGAGTCTCGACGATGACGGTCAAGCCGGAGTAGCCACGGATACTTTACTCTAGCGATTTCTTGTCTTTATTTGTTCTTCTACGCATTACTTGTCCTATGGCTTCCCCCTTTATCAAACGCTATCTTCTTGCTCTCGATCGCCACAAATGGGTGGGCGTTGCGGGTTGTGCTGTCGTCATTGGGCTTTCAGGAATTACCGCATTTCTTCAAACGGCTCCCGAAAATGCATACATTACTCAGGGTATTCTAACGTACAGCGCCCCGCCCGATACTTTCTCTGCTACAGGTGCAGTCCTTAAAAAAGAAGGGCAATCCATGACCAAAGAAATGCTGTTATCAACCTTTGTTTTGGGAACAACTTCTGACCGTCTTGCAAAGCAAAATATTCAAGCTAAGCCCAAAGAAATCAAGGAAAAGGCGATCGTTTTAATTACGGGTGGAAGCAGTGGCGAACCCCTTAAGGAAGGTGAAACTGCTGCTACAGGGCCTTTGCGGATTGTTGTAACCTATAAAGATAGGAAAGAAGAAAAATCTAAGTCAGTTTCGATCGCGCTTATAGAATCAATGGTTTTACAAAGCCGTGAATTCAACCGACAGCAACTCAACGATATTATTCAAAACCTCAATCTTATCCTGCCAAAGGTGACAGGAGAACTACAGGCTGCCGAGAAGAACTTGGAAGCATATATCCGGTTGCAAGGTGCCGTAATACAGGCAGCCGAAAGCGGCAGTTTAGTCGGTGCAATTACCAGTAACCAACAGCAGCAACGAGAAATTCGTCTTAACCTGGCAGGGGTCGAAGCCCAAATCCGCAGCTTGCAATCTCGTTTAGGACTCACTCCTGACCAAGCCTATGCAGCTTCAGCCCTCAGTGCCGATCCCATCATTGCTGATTTACGTGCCAGGATTTATCAGGCGCGATCGCAAATGAGCTTACTGTCCAAAACTTTACGCCCCGACCATCCGTCTATGGTTGATTTACAAAGCCAGCTTGACTCGTTCGACCAATTGCTCCAGTCGCGGGTGGTAGAAGTGGCAGGCGGGGGAAGATTAGCAGCACCTTTAGCGGCAAGCAGTCAGATTCTTCAGGCTAGCAGCCTAGACCCTGCCCGTCAGCAGCTTGCTAGTACACTAGTGAGCTTGCAAACTCAATCAGAGACGCTGCGACAGCAATTTGGTAATTTGCTCAAAACCGAACAGGAGTTGAAGCAAGACTACTCCAATATTCCTAAC
The DNA window shown above is from Timaviella obliquedivisa GSE-PSE-MK23-08B and carries:
- a CDS encoding DegT/DnrJ/EryC1/StrS aminotransferase family protein, producing MTSSPMVIPFVDLQLQHQPIQDQLNQAIQTVIHQGDYVLGQALKEFELEFAQACGIPYGIGVACGTDAIALGLQACGIGKGDEVILPANTFVATLIGVLRSGATPIFVDCDPKTALINLDTAEKVITPKTRALVPVHLYGQMVSPRRLLELASTYNLVIFEDAAQAHLAEREGYRAGSVGTAAAFSFYPSKNLGAFGDGGMVVTREEIVAQTMRSLRNYGAPRKYFHTDYGTNSRLDTLQAAVLKTKLPYLHEWNSDRNRIAQHYDALLQPLASYGIIPLENQTGGGHVYHLYVVRVTADCSLDRDALQAGMTDLGIQTGIHYPIPCHLQPAFQPLGYPDGSFPHAEALSQGILSLPLYPGLSNAAIQQVVASIKALLGLSPEKTQIYSNTITIQPRPVVVNQ
- a CDS encoding AAA family ATPase, with amino-acid sequence MASPFIKRYLLALDRHKWVGVAGCAVVIGLSGITAFLQTAPENAYITQGILTYSAPPDTFSATGAVLKKEGQSMTKEMLLSTFVLGTTSDRLAKQNIQAKPKEIKEKAIVLITGGSSGEPLKEGETAATGPLRIVVTYKDRKEEKSKSVSIALIESMVLQSREFNRQQLNDIIQNLNLILPKVTGELQAAEKNLEAYIRLQGAVIQAAESGSLVGAITSNQQQQREIRLNLAGVEAQIRSLQSRLGLTPDQAYAASALSADPIIADLRARIYQARSQMSLLSKTLRPDHPSMVDLQSQLDSFDQLLQSRVVEVAGGGRLAAPLAASSQILQASSLDPARQQLASTLVSLQTQSETLRQQFGNLLKTEQELKQDYSNIPNKQLGQKRLEQQVALKQAFYDQVQAKLADVTLAQQETVGSLVLIQDPETVAEVKPGTSSLVILIVGSMMGVFIGAGLVLLLDAIDPKIYTLEDLQNALRQQDVPILGLLPYLPWEEEHVLPIIEEAGSPYLEPFERLRSNLRRTTGGETLKIVMLTSIVGGEGKTTAAYNLAIASARAGKRTLLIEADLRSPSRVASFGIILDPDSLVEPLHYYGNLNECIRLVPGIENLYIVPSVGSQRQAAAVLESSEMRRLIEDGRGRFDWVILDAPPLSRCNDALLLEPYTDGMVLVTRPGHTEESLLIETAQQFVESETVRFLGAIITDTDIPIQAHDLLADSSLNLEEGSEQAVVT
- a CDS encoding hemolysin family protein, whose amino-acid sequence is MLASSAFFSGSETAITALDNLKLKALIKEKGDPSGIFTLVLERRSRFITTLLIGNTLVNNLSAIITSNLFAIWFGSGEAVLGATVVVTVLVLIFGEITPKSLAINNVMPIFRVVVRPVYWLSRILSWSGMTYLLEAIAQSAIRLFQGNVVQPTESVKDLQLMIEILGGKGQLDLDRRQLLNKALMLDRLTAHDVVKPRVDMQTISHEATLQNMVDLCLETGYSRIPVQEESKDEIIGIVNLKRVLQELKVLRQDGLTDGSVTRAIDPPVYIPDVKRLADLLKEMLQQRLHMAIVVDEYGGTVGLITLEDILEELVGEIYDESDSLARTRTLKWSRSLTRRLT
- the crtB gene encoding cyanoexosortase B translates to MQVKFKRFPLRYLPEITILGLLLALYIPVLLHWYDGWLHKNISTEHEYFSHGLIGLPFAAYLGWGRRDRWQRLPNQTHFSGFILLLIGIALYLSNLTDLVNLSLPIVLAGLCVWFKGLPGFRLQIFPLALVLLAAPNEIPYLVAPYTLPLQKFIAGMAGFILVQFGMEVRVEQIYLFVNDQIVEVAPYCAGLKMVFTSLYVGLMLLQWTGTQISRDRLLLFFSGIITLSVAANIIRNTLLSFFHGTGQQQAFEWLHDGWGGDLYSTCLLILLIPLLRGVERITGNDQLDEFEDLEDLEVDQA
- a CDS encoding polysaccharide export protein, whose amino-acid sequence is MRLALSSLSVLSLMGLYAACLTIPGAMAWTFFADIAVGQAIPATEQDPYLQLLNAARQRLIQQELLHADPSNRDVNSLLSHENFDIYRLGPGDSVYVNVLRFPDLSFQGTLDQQGNMIVPLTGALSFQGLTVEQAREQIRTKLDHYVVNPQVDVILIAQRPVQVTIAGEVVKPGFYPLQAPQLATALIAAGGTTGLADLRSVRIRRILVDGSVLEQDIDLFSPLRDSQSIPNVRLADGDTVIIPTLTAATNEEYDRNLIARSTLAQQQINIRVLNRATPAGGAIGSLQIPNGSTFLDALTTISPDLSSANLREIALVRFDVQQGKAVSIELDGKKAIMGDMSQNPRLEQNDVIVIGRNLIARITNTLNTFTQPFRDVLGFLLFFDSLTNSASNLFQPTGSSSESRR
- a CDS encoding cyanoexosortase B system-associated protein; its protein translation is MISSPPAFSRSPLSKLLLVLFVLAIATFITFPNYFTGHWAWRKVAQLENVAGLKAIQTNGVALPGWHTLEQGKLEIGGHKWSAQAIVPASEAKTATLQDATLLMLRPQTWQRDMPQVDWVDINGAQQWTADSIQSLRFTVPSTIPSADQPIEIETRFLRGWHGKKTYAVLQWYAWKTGGSSAPSSWFWTDQFSQLRDRRRTAWVAVSILMPIQPLGDINTHKSQAETLGKLVQSTLTSAL
- a CDS encoding DUF3596 domain-containing protein — protein: MMAGARSKRGTAGIENLEGMLRLRWSHEGKRYCLTLGMSDTRVNRIVAESKAKTIEGNLATGNFDPTRRKYQTQRQQQSDIRIAELLQRFTERKSKRIQGRSLDKFKALKKPLAELALLKE